The genomic interval CGTCCCTTCGCCACAGGGCGATCGAAGCGAGAAGGGGCAATTTCTGATTGTTTTGTATCCAGTGATTGAACCACACAAGCCAAGGCTTGTTTCGAAAAGAAATCGGGCGATCAAAGCGATTGTTTTGGGAAGTTTTCCTGTTTCACGCTTTTCCCCTCCTTTTCGTGCCCTCTGCAACAGTCATTCACGCGTCAGCAACATCTCTCGCTTTTTCCCGCAGCGGTTTTCGTGGTAGAATGCACTCGTCGAAACGTGACACATTGCCCCAGCCAAATTGCTCCCGTCGAGGATCCCCCCGGTGCTCCGATCTCATCACCTGACCCGAGTTTGTGTTGTCGTTTTGGTGATTGCCACGCTGGGCTGGTTAAAAGTCTCGGCGGACGAAAAGCGTGCTGCTCCGCCGCAGTTTTCCGACAAGGACCTTGAAACCGTCTTCTTTGACAAACTCACGGACGCGTTTCGGGGAGAACGTCCTTCCTTGTCCAAAGTCCGCAAGGCCGCTGCGGCGACAAACGTCGCTGCTGACACTGCGCCGGCGGCCGGTTCCAACGGTGGGGCGGCGGAGGGAGGAAATCTATGGACAAAGCTGATCACGCCGGTCTCGCTGGAGGACGAAGTGAAGCGGGTGAAGCTGCACTACGACGGCGTGATCACCACGCCCAGCGCGTTCAACAGCGGTGGCTATCAAGATGCAAGATTGGACCTGACGATCCTGGCCACCATGTTCGCCGTCATCTCCGAGCACGAAGGAGACGTGCGTTGGAAAAGCAGTGCCGCGGCGGCTCGCGACATCTTGGCTCGAACCGCGTTTCGCTGCAGCTCAGGCTCGACCCAGGTCTACAATGAAGCGAAGACGCGGAAAGCGGACTTGCAGGATTTGGTCAGCGGATCGGGACTTTCCGGCCCGGCCAGTTCCGAAGCCAACGACTGGTCCGTCGTCGCCGATCGTTCGCCGATGATGGAGTACTTGGACGAGCTGAAGGAATCACTCAAAGGAGCGACCAATAGCGAGAGCACGGTCAAAGATGACCCAGCGACCGCACGTCGAAACGCAGAGCTGATCGCAGTGGTCGGTGAAGTCTTGATTCAGGAAGGGCTCGATGACGCGGACGATAAAGACTATGTAGCGTTCAGCAAAGTGATGACGTCGGCGGCCAGCGATGTGACTCGAGCGATTGAACTCGGCGACTACGATGCGGTTCGAAAAGCCGTCGGCGCAGTCACGCAAAGCTGTGACACATGCCACGACCAATACCGATAACAGCCCTCCCCGTAATGGGATTCGCCAGAATTCCCCCCAGAACAAAACATCAACTCTCAACGGAAAGGAATTCCCCAGAATTCCCTTCGCAACGGGTGTCGGACGAAGTCCATTGACTGAAAGGATGAAACCATGGCACCGAGTGATCCGCTACGTCGCAGCATGGCCAACGTTTCGATCGGCCAGTATCTGATCCAACGCTTGCGTGACTATGGGATCGAACAAATGTTCGGCATCCCAGGCGACTACGTGTTGTCGTTCTACAGCGAACTGGAAAAGAGTCCGATCGAAGTCATCGGATGTACGCGAGAGGACTGCGCCGGCTTCGCCGCGGATGCCTACGCGCGGCTCAGGGGCATGGGAGCCTTGTGTGTCACCTACTGTGTCGGCGGATTGAGCGTTTGCAATTCGATTGCCGGCGCTTATGCGGAGAAATCACCAGTGGTCGTGATCAGCGGATCGCCGGGTCTGAAGGAACGTGGCGGCGGGACGTTGCTGCACCACATGGTCCGCGACTTTCGGACTCAATATGACGTCTTTGAAAAGTTCACCATCGCGGGTACGGAGCTGTCCGATCCCGTCACCGCGTTTTCCGAAATCGATCGTGTCCTGGACGCTTGCGATCGTTACAAACGACCTGTCTACATCGAATTACCCAGAGACATGGTGCATGTTGTTCCGCCGGTGACCCATGGCTACCGAGGCCACGTGCGTGAACCAGACTCCGGTGCGACAGCAGAAGCCGTTGCCGAATCGGTGGCCCGAATCGCCCAAGCCGAGAAGCCGGTCATCATTGCCGGGATCGAAATCCATCGCTTCGGACTGCAAGACGAGTTGCTCGCACTGGCGGACAAATCGCAAATCGCGATCGCGACAACCATGCTGGGCAAGAGTGTGGTGAGCGAACGTCACCCTCGGTTCATTGGATTGTACGAAGGAGCCCTGGGAAATCAGGATCTGACACGGTTCGTGGAGGAAAGCGATTTGGTGTTGCTGTTGGGCGCCTTTCTCAGTGACATCAATCTTGGGATCTACACCGCGCAACTGGACCCGACTCGCTGTATCTATGCGACCAGTGAAGAAATCCGGATTTCGCATCATCACTACCACAACGTTTTGCTGCGAGAGTACCTGCAGTCGCTCGTGGCGTCCGAGCTGAAGCCCACCGGGCGGACGATTCCCACTTCGTTGGTCTGTGGAGCAGGTGAAGTTGGCCAGGACCACGAACCTGCCGACGAACCGCTGACAACGAGCTGGATGGTAAAACGGCTCAATCGCCTGATTGATGCCGACACGATTGTCATCGCTGATGTCGGAGACTCGTTGTTTGCGGCCACCGAGTTGACGATTCATGATCGAGGCGAGTTCCTCGCACCGGCATACTACACCTCCATGGGTTTCAGCATTCCGGCCGCCTTGGGTGCGGCCACTGCATGCTCAGACCATCGAGTCGTTGTGCTTGTCGGCGACGGTGCCTTTCAAATGACCGGTCAAGAACTCAGCACGCTGGTGCGTTACGGTCACAATCCCATCGTGATCTTGTTGGACAATCACGGATACGGAACCGAACGCTTCTTGCACGCCGGTCAGTGGCGGTACAACGAGATTCAACCGTGGAACTATACCCAGCTATTGTCCGTGTACGGTCGCGGCGAGTCTCACTTGGTGACCACCGAGCGAGAGTTCCAGGCGGCCTTGGAGCATGCGTGGCGAACGACCGATACGCCGCATTTGATCCAAGCCAAACTGCTAGAGGGCGACGCCAGTCAGACCCTCAAGAACTTGGCCGAACGAATGGGCAAGAACGTCGGCTGATATCCAACAGATTGAACGGCACTGTTTAATCGCATGGTTCCGATCGAATCAGCTGCTCCGTTTCCTAACAGCAAACCATTTCATGAAACGTACTCTGGCACTGCTTATCTTATTTTTCCTCGTTGCTTGCGATGTCATTGCCCAGACATGGCCGCAAGCGGCGGGTCCAAGCGGTGATTTCGTTGCCGACGGATCTGCGGTTTCTGATTTCAGCGTTTCACTCGACAAGAATGTGCTCTGGACGACGCCGCTGCCAAGCACCGGACAGGGGACTCCAGTCGTGGTCGACGGAAAGGTTTTTCTGACATCGCACGCTGCGATCTCAGCAGATAGCGAAACGGGCAGCGATATCCTCGGGATGTGTTTCGACGCGAAGACCGGCGTCGAGCTTTGGCGTCGCGAGATACCGGGCACCCGCGAAACCGACTTGTCCAGCTTGTTCAGCGACAACACTGCGGCATCGCCCGTTGCGACTGAACACGCGGTGTGCTTTATCAATGTGGGCGGCACCTTGGTCACCTTTGATCTTGATGGCAACGAACTGTGGCGATCGGTTTGGACTCCCTTTGGACGGCACCACGCCCGGGGACACGAACCGATGCTGCACGATGGCCACGTGATCTTGATGCATGTGCCTCGAACGGATTTGCCCATCTCGGCAACGACCAAAGCGGGTGCGCAACCTTTGGGGACCGACTACGAATTGTGGACACGTCTGCAAGCGTATGATCTTGCCACTGGGAAACGTTCTTGGATCGCCGACGCGGGGACTTCGGTTCACTGCACGTCGATCTTGCAAACGCTGCCGAATGGTCACCACGCGATTTTGACCGGTCGCGGAGGAGGCCACCAGCCGCCGGAGAAACCCTACGGACTTTCACTGATTGATGCATCCAACGGTCACAGCATCTGGGACCGCGAGATCCCGGGTTACGCGGCACATCAAAATGTGTGCTGGGACGGTCGTCGGATCGCGTGCATGATCGGCAGCGAACATTGCACGCTGGACGCGATGACGGGAAAGGAAATTCTGCGAGCATCATTGCTCGACAACGTAAGTATCTGTCGCCACATCGACGGACACTACGTCACGCAGCACAATCAGTCCTTGTCGGCCACCAAACAGCGTGCCAGAGGCATCACGTACCAAACCAACTGCTTGGTTGGCGACTATCACTATTTTTTGGCACACCATGATCATCTCGTCGGACGCGTGAATGTTCAGAGTGGAAAGGTCGAGTATTTGCAGGTGCCCGTCCAGGTGATTCGCAACCCGGGTAAGAGCGATGAACTGCTATGGGACAAGGCTCTGCCCAACGACATGAAGAACGCGGATGGTTTCCTCGCGACGCAGGACAAACGCAACGCGGGCAGCGGCTGGGGCCACGTTTCAGCGGCCAGCCCCATTGTCGTCGGTGACCTGATCTACATGCCCACGATGGTGGGAACGGTTTACGTTTTGAGATGGAACGCGGATGATTTGAACGCGGACGCATTGGTGTCCATCAGTGATCTCGGCCCGGCCGGCGAAACATGGTCCCTATCCAGTCTCGCCTACGCCGATGGTCGACTGTACGCGCGGACGCTGAAGCAGTTGATTTGCATTGGACTAGAGTGACGCTGGGCTATTTGCCCTTCGGTACTCTCACTTCGCTACTGGTCACACACGTCGGCGTCGGACAGCCATGATTCCGCCGATCAGTGTCAACAAGATGAATGCGGACGGCTCAGGAACCGCGCTGACTTGCCCCAGCATCACATGGTCGAAAACGTAACGCATCGTGCCGCTGCCGAGTTGCGTGGTCAAACGAACCTGTGAAATTGAATTGTTTCCGCCGTCGTCGTACAGGCCGAGGAAGTACGCCGTGTCATTGACTGGCAAATCCTCCTGCTCCAGGGCTGTCCCGACACTGACCGTCGCCAATCCACCGGTGGTCGACAATGCGATGGTGCCAGCATTGATCGGATTGAATCGATCAAAATAGACAAACAAACCAACCGAGTTCTGTGCCTGATCGAAGTCAAAGACAACTTCGCTGGTTTCATCAAATGTGACCGTCGGCGGAATCACTCCAATTGGATTCTCTCGGTTGACGAAATTGGAAACAGAATTGATGCCAAAGGTCGGGCCGTTTGCCAAAGCGTCTCCCCCGGCGTCGGAGATCATCAACACATCACCATTGGTCTCCGTAAAGGTGATCCCGCTCAACGCATTCAATGAGGTTCCGGACGCCGTCGAGTCAAAGTCGACAATCTGCTGAGTTGCCGAAGTGTTCGCGCCGTAAACTGTCAGCGATGACGTCGAAACAATGGCCGCAGAGGAAATCATAGGAAAGCACCCACAACCCACCACGACGGCTGAAATCAAGACAAGTCGATTCATGTCATTTTGCCCAAAAGATGAAGTATCACAGATGTGCTGGGCATTTTAGCGTACTCACACCCCTCAGTGGGGAAGCCAGGAACGCCATGCAACAAAAATGCGGCAACTGTCCACTGGTCCACTTGGACGGGCCCACTTGGACGTATGCTGATCCGCCCGCTGCGTCCTCTTCGTCGCCTTCGTCGCCTTCGTCCTATTCGCCCCGTCAGTGTCACTGCCAAACTGACGCAGCCCAGTGGCCTAGCGAAAAGACGCATTTGATTCCTGCTAGAATGATGGTCAGCAACGAACGAACCAATGCCCCCAAAAAAAGCATGTCGAGAGAATTCTGGCGAATCCCACTACGGGGTACGAGGGCGGGTGATTCGTTGCTGCTGAAGCTTGGAAAAGGTTGAAACCCAAACACCAATGGGATGTTTTTGATGTTGAGGATGAGTTTTCTCCTGTCTTTGTTCCTAATCTGCGTTGCAGGTGGGCTGAATGTCTGCGCGGCGGAGATCGATTTTTCGCACGAGATTGTTCCAATTCTCAATGCCAACTGTGTTACATGCCACGGTGGGCGAGAGAGCGAAGGCGATTTTTCGCTCAACACGCGAGAATCACTAGTTGATTCGGGCATGGTGGACATAGGCGACGCAGCGGCTTCTCATTTGGTCGATTTGATCGCGTCGGATGACACAGATATTCAGATGCCGCCGTCGGACCGACCTCGGATGTCGGATCGCGAGATCCAACTGATTCGCCGTTGGATCGACGAAGGAATGAAATGGGAGCCAGGGTTCTCGTTTGAAATTCGCAGCTACGAACCACCGGTGCGTCCGCGGCTGGTGACGCTGCCGCCGCCGACACCGGGGCGTGAACACCCGATCGATCGATTGTTAGATCGTTACCTTGCCGAGCGTGATCTGAACGTCCCCGCGACGATCGACGATGCAGCATTTCTCAGACGCGTCCATTTGGATTTGATCGGGCTATTGCCGACGCCGGAGCAATACAGCGATTTCCTCGCCAGCGGTGCAGAGGGTCGTCGTGAGAAACTGATCGATGATCTGCTATCCAGGCGGATCGAGTATGCCGATCACTGGCTCACTTTTTTCAACGATTTGCTGCGAAACGACTACAGCGGAACAGGTTTCATCACCGGTGGTCGAAAACAGGTCACGGAGTGGCTCTACTCGGCGTTGTTGGCCAACAAGCCCTTTGATGAAATGACACGCGAATTGGTTGCCCCGCCGACGGCGGCCAGCCAAGGTTTCATCGATGGGATCAAGTGGCGTGGAGAGGTCAGCGCCGGACAAACGAACGAGATTCAGTTTTCGCAAAGCATCTCGCAATCGTTCTTGGGGATCAACATGAAGTGTGCTTCGTGCCACGATAGTTTCATTGATCGCTGGACGCTGAAGGAAGCGTACGGATTGGCGGCGGTTTATGCGGACGCGCCATTGGAGTTGCATCGTTGCGATAAACCGACCGGAGAAACCCAAGCCGCCGCGTGGCTGTATCCGGAACTCGGACAGATAGATCCCAGTGCACCAAGAGCAGAGCGATTGCGTCAACTGGCCGGCTTGATGACCGATCCGCAAAACGCCCGCTATGCTCGAACGATCGTCAATCGCTTGTGGAACCAGATGATGGGCCGTGGTTTGGTTCATCCATTGGATGCGATGCAGACCGAGCCTTGGAATGAAGAGTTATTGGATTTCTTGGCCAACGATTTTGTCGCCAACGGATACGATTTGAAGTCCACCCTGCGACTGATCGCGACATCGGAGGCCTATCAATCTCGCACCGAAATCGTCGATGGCGACGACGGCGGTCAGTACGTTTACCGGGGACCTCGCCAACGTCGATTGACGGCCGAGCAGTTCGTTGACGCGGTTTGGCAATTGTGCTCCGCCGCACCGACCAAGTTTGATGCTCCGGTGTTGAGAAGCACTGTCACGGATGCCGAGATCGCACAAACGCAGATCACCGGTAAATGGATATGGGGGAAACTGCAAAACGGATCGTCACCGGGCGGCGAAGAATTGCTGATTCGCAAGACGATCGAACTGCCCGCGGACGTTTCTCAGGGTGGCGCCGTGATCACTTGTGACAACGAATATGTCCTCTACGTTGGCAATCGACAGATCATCGCGGGGACCGATTGGACTCAGCCGCAGGCTGTCTCAATGACCGGGGTGCTCAAGAAAGGTAGCAATCAGATTGTCATCAAAGCAAAGAATGCGGGGGCGGTGGGTGGAATGAACCCCGCCGGCTTGTTCTTTCAAGCTTCCTTGAAGCTGACCGACGGCAGCGAGGTCAGCATCGCGAGTGATGAGACATGGCAGTACAACCCCGAGGTGCCCGAGTCCCGCGAGGGCAGAATGTCGGCACCGAAACAGGGTTGGCAACCCGTTACAATCGTTCCAGGTCTGGATGTGTGGAACAAGGTGCTCGATGAGCAAGCCCGTCGGTTGTTGGCACCGATCATGACGACCGGTTCATCTGGCAAAATGATCCGGGCATCGTTGATGAAGAACACACCGTTGATGCAGTCCCTGGGGCGCCCGTTGCGTGAGCAGATCGTGTCGATGCGACCGGACGGCTTGACGACGTTGGAAGCCATCGATCTGGCGAACGCGGAGACGTTGACTCAGTGGTTGGCGCAGGGTGCCGAGCATTGGTCGGCTCGCGATTGGCAGACAAGTGACGCGTTGGTCGAGGAAATGTTTGTCGCAGCGTTGTCGCGTCAGCCGACACCAGGCGAACGGAACTTGTTGGTGGCTGCACTCGGCGAGCGTCCCGATCCGCAGTCCGTTCAAGACGTCATGTGGACGATTTTGATGCTGCCGGAATTCATGCTGGTGAGATAGCGTTGGTAAGACAGGAATGAACATGAGTGATCTAATGAAGAACGAAGACCAGCCCAAAGCGATCGTGCGGCGTGATTTTTTGCGAGGATTGTCCGCTGCGTCTCTGGCGGCGTTGGCATGTGGTGCGCCGCGTGCTTTGTCGGCCACGGAAGTAGTGGAGCAGCCCGAACCGAGCGCCGATGCGTGCATTTTGATCTGGTTGGCCGGCGGTATGGCGGCACCCGATACCTTTGATCCCAAACGCTATTTGCCGTTTGAAAAAGGATTGAAAGTGGCGGACATGCTCAGCACGTTTCCGTCGATCGATACGGCGGTGGACCAAATCAAAATCTGCGAAGGACTGGAACAGATTGCGTCTGTCATGGATCGCGGAACACTGATCCGCTCGCACGTGCAACCGGATTTGGGCAGCATCCTGCACTCGCGTCACCAGTACCACTGGCACACCGGGTACGTTCCCCCGCAAACGGTCGCTGCACCGCATATCGGGTCGTGGATGGCCAAGGTGCTCGGTGCGCAGAACGACGTCATGCCGGCGTTCGTCAACATCGGTCAACGTCTGGAGGGCGTCGGTGAAAGCGAGGAGCTCAAGGCGTTCACCACCGCGGGTTTCTTCGGCAGCGAGTTCGCACCGATGAATCTGCCGTATCCCGATCAAGCCGCGATTTCGGTGCGTCCGCCCAAGGGAATGGACGCGCAGAGATTTGCAAATCGCGATCGATTGTTCCGCAGGCTGGTCGACCAGAGTCCGCAGCGAGAGTATCTCAGCGATTTCCAGCAGGAGTCCATGTTGCGATCGATGGACAATGCGTATCGGTTGCTGAGTAGCGAAAAGCGAAACGCGTTCGACATCACGCTGGAGGAGAAGTCGAGTTACGACAAGTACAACACCAGCCGATTCGGACAAGGATGCTTGTTGGCGAGGCGATTGGTGGAAGCCGGATCACGGTTTGTCGAGGTCACGACGGAGTACGTGCCGTTCTTGCATTTCGACACGCACAACGATGGGCACACGACGATGACGAGAATGCACTCCGAGATCGACGGGCCGATCAGCCAACTGATTTTGGATTTGGAGTCGCGAGGGTTGCTCGATCGCACCTTGGTCGTGATCGCGTCGGAGTTCAGTCGTGACGCATTGATCGAGGGCGTTCCGGGGTCGACAGCGAAAGACCAGGCGCGTGACAAAGTCGATGTGATCAGTGAGATGAAACACTTTGGACTGCACCGGCATTTCACCGGTGGCTCCAGCGTTCTGATGTTTGGCGGTGGCATTAAACGCGGTCACTTGCACGGCGCAACGGCGAACGAACGCCCGCTGGTGGCAATCGAAGACCCGGTGTCGATCGAAGACATGCATGCGACGATCATGACCGCGATGGGAATCAGTCCCCGCACGGGTTTTGACATCGAAGGACGCCCGTTCTACGTGACCAAAGACGGCAAGGGCGTTTCGCAGGACGCGTTGTTCGCGTGACGGTTGTTTAGGTCGAGGTAGGTCATGCTCTGCATGACGCCATACGTTTCTCGCAACCTAGCAGTCGCCTAGCATTTAGACGGGTAGACCGTATTTCGTCATGCAAAGCATGACCTACTTTTGAATCACTTGGCTGATTGCGTTGACGGCGGTGCGTAGCGAACGGGCGGCCATGACGAAATTGGTATGCCCGCTGACTTCCGGTTGGATTTCTTCGTACAACTCGGTGGCTCGACGCAGCTTGGAAAGTTTTTTCTTGGCCATTTTCAAATAGGCTTTGACGTCCACGGACTCGTCCATGGGACCGACGGCCAAGATGAAGTCGTACAGATCGCGGACCACGCCCCGCAGCTCTTCATCCTCTTCGGCTTCGTCGGCATGTTTGAGAAACGTGCGCACCATCCAGACGTGGGCGATCTGGGTATCGATCGCCCGAACATCGCTGATCAACGCATCGGAGTCGTCTGCGGACATCGAACTACTCGGACTCAGTTGCCGTCTCGGACGGGGCTGCGTATGGATTGACTGCGTCCGTGTGCGAGGGTGTCTCGGCTGCGTGCGGTGCGGCATGTTCCGCGTGACCACCGGCACCGGGACTCGGTGCCGCGTGACCGTGTGGCGTGTTCATTGCCACGATCACGACACCGACGACGGTCAACAGCATTCCGCCCCAGAGCGGAACGCTCATCTGATTCACACCACCGAGCTTGATGGCCGAGACGATCGCGGTGACCGAGACGGCGCCTCCGAACACGATGGGCATCACCAACAATGCGTTGCCTTTGCTGATCATCATCGCGCTGGTCAAACAGATTGCACCGAAGGCTCCAAGACAGCCGGCGAGGAAACCCCATTTAGCAGCAGGGTAGTATTGTCCAGAGTAGCTGAAACTGTCACCTTTGATTTTCATCACGGCGAGGCCGCCGATGATCGCGATCACGAGGTAGGCGATACCGATGAACACGTAGGGTTTGAAGGGCGACCAAAGGGGCCTGCCGTCCAGTTTCGGAGCTTGTGCGTTACCAATCGTGGGGCCGTAGCAGCCCCAAAAGATGGCGGTGCCGAGGGCAAAGAGAATGGGAATCAACATCTTGTTCATGTCATTTCAGGCGAGGGGATGACGGACGGGTTTGGGAAACACGTAGGCGAGCCTCTCCGAGGCTCGCAAATTTCGCGTCTCGGAGAGACGCGGCTACGTGGTTTGGATGTGTTTGGGGACCACTATCCCGGATTATTCATGCGGATGATTGATTTTAGCGCAATCAGATTCTTGACAATGAGTTGTGACATCGTTGGGAAATGCAGATTGTTGTTCATCACCCGACGCGTAAGCGAGGGATTTACTGAGTATCCCTCGCTTACGCGTCGGGGCATGGATCATTCGGGCTAGTGCATCGTCCAGTCTTGATTTTGGGGTTAGCCGTTTTGGCGTTAGCCACGGTTGTGTCACGAAAACCGTGGCTAACGCCAAAACGGCTCATCTACCGAACCCACGTTCTAAGACTGGACGATGCACTAGGTCTTATTGAGGAAGTGGCAGATGTCACCGTCTTGGACGATGTAGTCTTTGCCTTCCACACGTAGTTTACCGGCTTGGCGAATGTCTTTCTCGTTGCCGTAGGTTTCCAGGTCCTCCAGCGTGTAGACTTCGGCGCGAATGAATCCTTTTTCAAAATCGCTGTGGATCACTCCGGCGGCTTGGGGGCCGGTCGCACCAACCGGGATCGTCCACGCCCGGACTTCTTTTTCTCCGGCGGTGAAATAGCTTTGCAGGCCGAGGGTTTTGTAGATCGCGCGGGCGATGTGATGGAGTGCCGGTTCGGCCAAGCCGACGTCGGCGAGCATCTCGTCGCGGTCTGCGGGATCCAGTTCGGCGATTTCCGATTCGAGTTTGGCGCTGACGCAGACGATCCCTGCGCCTGCTTTGTCGGCGTGATCGCGTACGAGCGTGACCAGGGGGTCTTTGCCCTCCAGGTCGTTTTCGCTGACGTTGGCCACGTACAAGATCGGCTTGGCGGTCAGCAGTCCAAAGCTACTGATCGCTTTGGCTTCGGCGTCGGACAGTGTCAGTGTTCGTAGCGGCTGTTCCGTTTCCAGGTGTGCGTTGCATTTTTCGATCGCGTCCAAACGCACCTTGGCTTCTTTGTCGCCCGCGCGTGCGGCCCGCTGAGCTTTGCCGATCGCGTTTTCCAGCGTCTGCATGTCGGCCAGCATCAGCTCG from Stieleria varia carries:
- a CDS encoding cytochrome c, whose protein sequence is MLRSHHLTRVCVVVLVIATLGWLKVSADEKRAAPPQFSDKDLETVFFDKLTDAFRGERPSLSKVRKAAAATNVAADTAPAAGSNGGAAEGGNLWTKLITPVSLEDEVKRVKLHYDGVITTPSAFNSGGYQDARLDLTILATMFAVISEHEGDVRWKSSAAAARDILARTAFRCSSGSTQVYNEAKTRKADLQDLVSGSGLSGPASSEANDWSVVADRSPMMEYLDELKESLKGATNSESTVKDDPATARRNAELIAVVGEVLIQEGLDDADDKDYVAFSKVMTSAASDVTRAIELGDYDAVRKAVGAVTQSCDTCHDQYR
- a CDS encoding alpha-keto acid decarboxylase family protein; translated protein: MAPSDPLRRSMANVSIGQYLIQRLRDYGIEQMFGIPGDYVLSFYSELEKSPIEVIGCTREDCAGFAADAYARLRGMGALCVTYCVGGLSVCNSIAGAYAEKSPVVVISGSPGLKERGGGTLLHHMVRDFRTQYDVFEKFTIAGTELSDPVTAFSEIDRVLDACDRYKRPVYIELPRDMVHVVPPVTHGYRGHVREPDSGATAEAVAESVARIAQAEKPVIIAGIEIHRFGLQDELLALADKSQIAIATTMLGKSVVSERHPRFIGLYEGALGNQDLTRFVEESDLVLLLGAFLSDINLGIYTAQLDPTRCIYATSEEIRISHHHYHNVLLREYLQSLVASELKPTGRTIPTSLVCGAGEVGQDHEPADEPLTTSWMVKRLNRLIDADTIVIADVGDSLFAATELTIHDRGEFLAPAYYTSMGFSIPAALGAATACSDHRVVVLVGDGAFQMTGQELSTLVRYGHNPIVILLDNHGYGTERFLHAGQWRYNEIQPWNYTQLLSVYGRGESHLVTTEREFQAALEHAWRTTDTPHLIQAKLLEGDASQTLKNLAERMGKNVG
- a CDS encoding PQQ-binding-like beta-propeller repeat protein; amino-acid sequence: MKRTLALLILFFLVACDVIAQTWPQAAGPSGDFVADGSAVSDFSVSLDKNVLWTTPLPSTGQGTPVVVDGKVFLTSHAAISADSETGSDILGMCFDAKTGVELWRREIPGTRETDLSSLFSDNTAASPVATEHAVCFINVGGTLVTFDLDGNELWRSVWTPFGRHHARGHEPMLHDGHVILMHVPRTDLPISATTKAGAQPLGTDYELWTRLQAYDLATGKRSWIADAGTSVHCTSILQTLPNGHHAILTGRGGGHQPPEKPYGLSLIDASNGHSIWDREIPGYAAHQNVCWDGRRIACMIGSEHCTLDAMTGKEILRASLLDNVSICRHIDGHYVTQHNQSLSATKQRARGITYQTNCLVGDYHYFLAHHDHLVGRVNVQSGKVEYLQVPVQVIRNPGKSDELLWDKALPNDMKNADGFLATQDKRNAGSGWGHVSAASPIVVGDLIYMPTMVGTVYVLRWNADDLNADALVSISDLGPAGETWSLSSLAYADGRLYARTLKQLICIGLE
- a CDS encoding PEP-CTERM sorting domain-containing protein, giving the protein MNRLVLISAVVVGCGCFPMISSAAIVSTSSLTVYGANTSATQQIVDFDSTASGTSLNALSGITFTETNGDVLMISDAGGDALANGPTFGINSVSNFVNRENPIGVIPPTVTFDETSEVVFDFDQAQNSVGLFVYFDRFNPINAGTIALSTTGGLATVSVGTALEQEDLPVNDTAYFLGLYDDGGNNSISQVRLTTQLGSGTMRYVFDHVMLGQVSAVPEPSAFILLTLIGGIMAVRRRRV
- a CDS encoding DUF1549 domain-containing protein; protein product: MSFLLSLFLICVAGGLNVCAAEIDFSHEIVPILNANCVTCHGGRESEGDFSLNTRESLVDSGMVDIGDAAASHLVDLIASDDTDIQMPPSDRPRMSDREIQLIRRWIDEGMKWEPGFSFEIRSYEPPVRPRLVTLPPPTPGREHPIDRLLDRYLAERDLNVPATIDDAAFLRRVHLDLIGLLPTPEQYSDFLASGAEGRREKLIDDLLSRRIEYADHWLTFFNDLLRNDYSGTGFITGGRKQVTEWLYSALLANKPFDEMTRELVAPPTAASQGFIDGIKWRGEVSAGQTNEIQFSQSISQSFLGINMKCASCHDSFIDRWTLKEAYGLAAVYADAPLELHRCDKPTGETQAAAWLYPELGQIDPSAPRAERLRQLAGLMTDPQNARYARTIVNRLWNQMMGRGLVHPLDAMQTEPWNEELLDFLANDFVANGYDLKSTLRLIATSEAYQSRTEIVDGDDGGQYVYRGPRQRRLTAEQFVDAVWQLCSAAPTKFDAPVLRSTVTDAEIAQTQITGKWIWGKLQNGSSPGGEELLIRKTIELPADVSQGGAVITCDNEYVLYVGNRQIIAGTDWTQPQAVSMTGVLKKGSNQIVIKAKNAGAVGGMNPAGLFFQASLKLTDGSEVSIASDETWQYNPEVPESREGRMSAPKQGWQPVTIVPGLDVWNKVLDEQARRLLAPIMTTGSSGKMIRASLMKNTPLMQSLGRPLREQIVSMRPDGLTTLEAIDLANAETLTQWLAQGAEHWSARDWQTSDALVEEMFVAALSRQPTPGERNLLVAALGERPDPQSVQDVMWTILMLPEFMLVR
- a CDS encoding DUF1501 domain-containing protein; the protein is MSDLMKNEDQPKAIVRRDFLRGLSAASLAALACGAPRALSATEVVEQPEPSADACILIWLAGGMAAPDTFDPKRYLPFEKGLKVADMLSTFPSIDTAVDQIKICEGLEQIASVMDRGTLIRSHVQPDLGSILHSRHQYHWHTGYVPPQTVAAPHIGSWMAKVLGAQNDVMPAFVNIGQRLEGVGESEELKAFTTAGFFGSEFAPMNLPYPDQAAISVRPPKGMDAQRFANRDRLFRRLVDQSPQREYLSDFQQESMLRSMDNAYRLLSSEKRNAFDITLEEKSSYDKYNTSRFGQGCLLARRLVEAGSRFVEVTTEYVPFLHFDTHNDGHTTMTRMHSEIDGPISQLILDLESRGLLDRTLVVIASEFSRDALIEGVPGSTAKDQARDKVDVISEMKHFGLHRHFTGGSSVLMFGGGIKRGHLHGATANERPLVAIEDPVSIEDMHATIMTAMGISPRTGFDIEGRPFYVTKDGKGVSQDALFA
- a CDS encoding amidohydrolase, which produces MSADDSDALISDVRAIDTQIAHVWMVRTFLKHADEAEEDEELRGVVRDLYDFILAVGPMDESVDVKAYLKMAKKKLSKLRRATELYEEIQPEVSGHTNFVMAARSLRTAVNAISQVIQK
- the ychF gene encoding redox-regulated ATPase YchF yields the protein MEAGIVGLPNVGKSTLFNALTSSQSAQSENYPFCTIEPNEGIVSVPDPRLQRITKYIKPQKIIPAALKLVDIAGIVKGASDGEGLGNKFLTHIREVDAIVQVVRCFDDPDVIHVAGKVDPLADIDTIDTELMLADMQTLENAIGKAQRAARAGDKEAKVRLDAIEKCNAHLETEQPLRTLTLSDAEAKAISSFGLLTAKPILYVANVSENDLEGKDPLVTLVRDHADKAGAGIVCVSAKLESEIAELDPADRDEMLADVGLAEPALHHIARAIYKTLGLQSYFTAGEKEVRAWTIPVGATGPQAAGVIHSDFEKGFIRAEVYTLEDLETYGNEKDIRQAGKLRVEGKDYIVQDGDICHFLNKT